The Parabacteroides sp. AD58 genome includes a window with the following:
- the smpB gene encoding SsrA-binding protein SmpB gives MKEKFEKNVSIKNKRATFDYELLDTYTAGIVLTGTEIKSIRQGKASLVDTFCIIDKGELWVKNMYIAEYFYGTYNNHSARRDRKLLLQKKELRKIAGAVKASGFTIVPTRLFINDKGLAKLIVAIARGKKEYDKRDSIKERDDKREMARAFRH, from the coding sequence ATGAAAGAGAAATTCGAAAAGAATGTTTCTATAAAAAATAAACGTGCTACGTTCGACTATGAACTGCTGGATACCTATACCGCAGGTATTGTTTTGACAGGAACTGAAATTAAATCTATCCGGCAAGGAAAGGCGAGCCTGGTTGATACGTTTTGTATCATCGACAAGGGTGAACTATGGGTGAAGAATATGTATATTGCTGAATATTTCTATGGCACATATAATAATCATAGTGCACGTCGAGACCGGAAACTGCTGTTGCAGAAAAAAGAATTGAGGAAGATAGCCGGGGCAGTCAAGGCCAGCGGCTTTACGATCGTTCCTACCCGTTTATTTATTAATGACAAGGGATTGGCTAAATTGATTGTTGCTATCGCCCGAGGAAAGAAAGAATATGATAAACGTGATTCGATTAAGGAAAGGGATGATAAACGGGAAATGGCTCGTGCATTCAGGCATTGA
- a CDS encoding aminopeptidase C has protein sequence MKKFFVSALMLAFALSSVSAKDKKKTEDEGYVFTTVKELKITPVKNQNRTGTCWCFSTLGFLESELLRMGKGEYDLSEMFIVSKNYKDKAEKFVRLHGKLNYAQGGSFEDVLQAWKEYGIVPESVMNGLQYGEDMHVHNELESASRAYLDEIIKNPNRKLSTAWKKGFDGIIDAYLGTAPEKFTYNGKEYTPKSFAAELGINPDDYVSLTSYTHHPFYTEFPIEVEDNWRWADSYNLPIDELMQVFDNAINTGYTIAWGSDVSEKGFTRNGIGVIPDIESMERSGSDQDRWLGLSTSEKDAEIKKMMEKPCKELEITQEMRQQAYDNYETTDDHGMQIYGIAKDQTGKKFYMIKNSWGTDNKYKGTWYISENFVKYKTMNIVVHKDALPQAIKDKLHIK, from the coding sequence ATGAAGAAATTTTTTGTATCTGCGCTGATGCTTGCATTCGCGCTTTCATCCGTCTCTGCAAAGGATAAAAAGAAGACAGAAGACGAAGGATATGTATTCACTACGGTGAAAGAGTTAAAGATAACTCCGGTGAAGAATCAGAACCGTACAGGTACATGCTGGTGTTTCTCTACGCTGGGATTCTTGGAATCAGAGTTGTTGCGTATGGGCAAAGGCGAGTACGATTTGTCTGAAATGTTTATTGTCAGCAAGAACTATAAAGACAAAGCTGAAAAGTTTGTTCGTCTGCATGGTAAATTAAACTATGCACAGGGCGGTTCATTTGAAGATGTACTTCAGGCTTGGAAAGAATATGGTATTGTTCCGGAATCAGTGATGAACGGTTTGCAATATGGTGAAGACATGCACGTTCATAATGAATTGGAAAGTGCATCACGTGCTTATCTGGATGAGATCATCAAGAATCCGAACCGCAAACTTTCTACCGCTTGGAAAAAAGGTTTTGATGGAATTATTGATGCTTATTTAGGTACAGCTCCTGAGAAATTTACTTACAACGGAAAGGAATATACACCGAAGAGCTTTGCTGCTGAATTAGGTATTAATCCGGACGATTATGTATCATTGACTTCTTATACACACCATCCGTTCTATACAGAATTCCCTATCGAAGTAGAAGATAACTGGCGTTGGGCTGATTCGTATAATCTTCCGATCGATGAATTGATGCAGGTATTTGACAATGCAATCAACACCGGATATACAATTGCCTGGGGTTCGGATGTAAGTGAAAAGGGCTTTACCCGTAATGGTATCGGTGTAATTCCTGATATCGAATCAATGGAACGCAGTGGTTCTGATCAGGATCGCTGGTTGGGTTTGAGTACTTCTGAAAAGGATGCCGAAATCAAGAAGATGATGGAGAAACCTTGCAAAGAGCTGGAAATTACGCAAGAAATGCGTCAGCAGGCTTATGATAATTACGAAACTACCGACGATCATGGTATGCAGATTTACGGTATTGCTAAAGATCAGACCGGAAAGAAGTTCTATATGATCAAGAACTCTTGGGGAACTGATAATAAATACAAAGGAACTTGGTACATCTCTGAGAACTTTGTGAAGTATAAGACAATGAATATTGTTGTTCACAAGGATGCTCTTCCTCAGGCTATCAAGGATAAACTTCATATCAAATAA
- the metH gene encoding methionine synthase yields MNKETFLNLLQERILLLDGGMGTMIQGYHLTEADYRGEQFAAFPGMLKGNNDLLSITRPDIIRDIHRQYLDAGADIFTTNTFNANAISMEDYGMGEYVREMNLASARLGRELADSYMKEHPGKTIFVAGSVGPTNKTASMSPDVSNPAYRAVTYRDLYAAYKEQVEALVDGGVDIILFETTFDTLNAKAGLEAAEVVLKEKGIDLPIMLSLTLAGQGGRTLSGQTLKAFLASVQHTHIISVGLNCSFGAADMKPYLEELANVAPYYISAYPNAGLPNSLGSYDETPETMAEHVKPFVEEGLVNILGGCCGTTPAHIAKFPALVAGAKPHVPAPKPDCLWLSGLELLEVKPENNFVNVGERCNVAGSRKFLRLIKEKNYEEALSIARKQVEDGAQVIDINMDDGLLDAEKEMVTFLNLIAAEPDIARVPVMIDSSKWNVIESGLMCVQGKSIVNSISLKEGEASFLQHARRVQQLGAAAVVMAFDEKGQADTFERKIEVCQRAYQLLVGIGFNPNDIIFDPNVLAIATGMDEHNRYALDFIRAVEWIKQNLPGAKVSGGISNLSFSFRGNNYVREAMHAVFLYHAIAKGMDMGIVNPSTSVLYEDIEPEFRNLLEDVILYRRPEAAEELIAYAQQLHVQAQGNTDHQQQEVWRTLPLADRLEYALVKGIGDYLETDLQEALQVYPRAVAIIDGPLMSGMNKVGDLFGAGKMFLPQVVKTARTMKKAVAILQPAIEAEKETVSSAKAGKVVFATVKGDVHDIGKNIVSIVLACNNYEVIDLGVMVPAETIIKTVQEEKPDILCLSGLITPSLDEMVHVVDEMQKAGLHIPIMVGGATTSKLHTAFKIAPHYTGTVIHVSDASQNPLVAAKLLNPATHDAYVADLNKEYQDLRETMEEQQVELVPLQEARAKAVRLDWDSYQPVKPRQMGVHVLPFIPIEEIIPYIHWTFFFHAWRLTGRFDEISRIHGCDSCRAMWLAGFPEKERAKAAEAMQLFKDAQRLLTRLAKEKVEYCKAVYGFFPAVSDGDDIWVNDLRIPTLRQQVKRDGCYKSLADYIMPKSAGKKDYIGAFAVTGGAGYEKLKTEFEQDNDAYHAMLLQTLTDRLAEATAEYLHEKVRKEYWGYAPDEHLSMEDMFKVKYQGIRPAVGYPSLPDQLLNFELDKLLDLSQIGIQLTENGAMAPTASVSGFYLAHPQSEYFMIGKIDEAQAKDYAARRGLPEETIRKVLSKNIR; encoded by the coding sequence ATGAATAAAGAAACCTTTTTGAATCTTTTGCAAGAACGCATTCTTCTGTTAGATGGAGGAATGGGAACAATGATCCAAGGGTATCATTTGACTGAAGCCGATTATCGGGGAGAGCAGTTTGCTGCATTTCCCGGTATGTTAAAAGGAAACAATGATCTGTTGAGTATAACACGTCCGGATATCATTCGGGATATTCATCGGCAGTATCTGGATGCGGGTGCTGATATCTTCACAACAAACACATTCAATGCGAATGCCATCTCGATGGAAGACTATGGCATGGGGGAATATGTCCGGGAAATGAATTTAGCTTCGGCTCGTTTAGGGCGTGAACTGGCAGATTCATACATGAAAGAACATCCTGGAAAAACAATATTTGTAGCAGGTTCGGTAGGTCCGACCAATAAGACGGCATCCATGAGTCCGGATGTCAGTAATCCGGCTTATCGGGCAGTGACTTACCGGGATTTGTATGCTGCTTATAAAGAACAGGTAGAAGCTTTGGTTGATGGTGGTGTTGATATTATCTTGTTCGAGACAACATTTGATACGTTAAATGCCAAAGCCGGACTGGAAGCTGCTGAAGTGGTTCTGAAAGAAAAGGGAATCGACTTGCCGATAATGCTGTCTTTGACGTTGGCGGGACAGGGCGGACGGACGTTGTCCGGACAGACGTTGAAGGCATTCCTGGCTTCTGTTCAGCATACACATATTATTAGTGTCGGGTTGAACTGTTCTTTTGGAGCGGCGGATATGAAACCTTATCTGGAAGAGTTGGCCAATGTAGCTCCCTATTATATCAGTGCTTATCCGAATGCCGGATTACCGAACAGTTTAGGCAGTTATGATGAAACGCCGGAAACGATGGCCGAACATGTAAAGCCTTTTGTGGAAGAAGGGCTGGTCAATATTTTAGGTGGCTGTTGTGGTACGACACCGGCGCATATTGCTAAGTTTCCGGCTTTGGTTGCTGGTGCTAAACCGCATGTGCCTGCTCCTAAACCAGATTGTCTGTGGTTATCCGGTCTGGAGTTGTTGGAGGTAAAACCGGAAAATAACTTTGTCAATGTGGGCGAACGCTGTAATGTGGCCGGCTCACGCAAGTTCCTTCGCCTCATTAAAGAGAAGAATTATGAGGAAGCTTTGAGTATTGCCCGAAAACAGGTGGAAGACGGAGCGCAAGTGATTGATATCAATATGGACGACGGACTATTGGATGCCGAAAAGGAAATGGTAACCTTTTTGAATCTGATTGCCGCAGAACCTGATATCGCCCGTGTTCCGGTAATGATTGACTCATCGAAATGGAATGTTATCGAAAGCGGTTTGATGTGTGTGCAGGGAAAGAGTATTGTTAACTCGATCTCCTTGAAGGAAGGTGAAGCAAGCTTTTTGCAGCATGCACGTCGTGTACAGCAACTGGGCGCCGCTGCCGTTGTCATGGCTTTTGACGAGAAAGGTCAGGCTGATACATTCGAACGGAAAATAGAAGTCTGCCAGCGAGCTTATCAGTTGCTTGTAGGAATCGGATTTAATCCGAATGATATCATCTTTGATCCGAATGTGCTGGCGATTGCAACCGGAATGGACGAACACAACCGCTATGCATTGGATTTTATCCGGGCAGTCGAGTGGATCAAACAAAATCTGCCTGGCGCGAAAGTAAGTGGTGGTATTAGTAACCTGTCCTTCTCTTTCCGTGGAAATAATTACGTTCGGGAAGCCATGCATGCCGTATTCCTCTATCATGCGATAGCAAAAGGCATGGATATGGGTATCGTTAATCCTTCTACTTCCGTATTGTATGAAGATATCGAACCTGAATTTCGGAATTTGCTGGAAGATGTTATCTTGTATCGCAGGCCGGAAGCTGCGGAAGAGCTGATTGCTTATGCGCAACAGTTGCATGTCCAGGCACAGGGAAATACAGATCATCAGCAGCAGGAAGTCTGGAGAACGCTTCCTTTGGCAGATCGGTTGGAATATGCTTTGGTAAAAGGTATTGGCGACTATCTGGAAACTGACTTGCAGGAAGCTTTGCAGGTTTATCCGCGTGCTGTGGCTATTATAGACGGTCCTTTGATGAGCGGCATGAATAAAGTGGGCGATTTGTTTGGAGCCGGGAAGATGTTCTTGCCTCAAGTTGTGAAGACAGCCCGTACGATGAAAAAGGCAGTTGCCATTCTTCAGCCGGCTATTGAGGCAGAAAAAGAAACCGTTTCTTCTGCTAAGGCTGGTAAAGTCGTTTTTGCGACGGTGAAAGGCGATGTGCATGATATCGGAAAGAATATAGTTTCAATCGTCCTGGCTTGCAACAATTATGAGGTAATCGACTTGGGCGTGATGGTTCCTGCCGAGACCATCATCAAAACGGTGCAGGAAGAGAAACCGGATATTCTTTGTTTGTCGGGTTTGATTACGCCTTCTTTGGACGAAATGGTGCACGTAGTGGATGAAATGCAAAAGGCCGGATTACATATTCCTATTATGGTGGGCGGAGCTACTACTTCCAAACTGCATACGGCTTTTAAGATCGCGCCGCATTATACCGGAACGGTTATTCATGTATCGGATGCTTCGCAGAATCCGTTGGTGGCTGCCAAGCTGTTGAATCCGGCTACGCACGATGCTTATGTGGCAGATTTGAATAAGGAGTATCAGGATTTGAGGGAAACCATGGAAGAACAACAGGTCGAGCTGGTTCCGTTGCAGGAAGCGCGGGCGAAGGCTGTCCGGTTGGATTGGGATTCTTATCAGCCGGTTAAGCCTCGTCAGATGGGAGTGCATGTCCTTCCTTTCATTCCAATTGAAGAGATTATTCCTTATATTCATTGGACCTTCTTTTTCCATGCCTGGAGATTGACGGGACGGTTCGACGAGATTTCCCGTATTCATGGATGTGATTCCTGTCGGGCCATGTGGCTGGCTGGATTCCCGGAAAAAGAACGGGCTAAGGCTGCCGAAGCAATGCAACTGTTTAAGGATGCCCAACGTCTGTTGACTCGTCTGGCGAAAGAAAAGGTAGAATATTGCAAGGCTGTATATGGATTTTTCCCGGCAGTAAGTGACGGAGATGATATTTGGGTAAACGATCTTCGGATACCCACACTGAGACAGCAGGTAAAACGGGATGGCTGTTATAAATCATTAGCGGACTACATTATGCCGAAGTCGGCCGGAAAGAAAGATTATATCGGCGCTTTTGCCGTGACCGGTGGAGCTGGATATGAAAAGCTGAAGACTGAGTTTGAACAGGACAATGACGCTTATCATGCCATGTTGCTGCAGACATTGACCGACCGGCTGGCGGAAGCGACGGCAGAATATTTACACGAAAAGGTGCGGAAAGAATACTGGGGATATGCTCCGGATGAACATCTTTCGATGGAAGATATGTTTAAGGTGAAATATCAGGGTATTCGTCCGGCTGTCGGTTATCCTTCGTTGCCGGATCAGTTGTTGAACTTTGAGTTGGACAAGCTGTTAGATTTATCGCAGATAGGAATTCAGCTGACGGAAAACGGAGCGATGGCTCCGACCGCATCTGTCAGTGGTTTTTATTTGGCACATCCGCAAAGTGAATATTTCATGATCGGTAAGATTGATGAGGCTCAAGCCAAAGATTACGCGGCCCGTCGCGGATTGCCGGAAGAAACTATACGGAAAGTACTCAGCAAAAATATACGGTGA
- a CDS encoding S9 family peptidase — MKWTGWLTAILLLLGGGSQAQVQLNLEDAVAGKVIQTKGMGAMSWLKDGEHYSRVEANPEQGGTDIVSYRAKDNEREVLIPASWFVDKATGKSVPVRSISWSADNSKVLVYTNTQRVWRYDTRGDYWVLDLSDKSFRQIGKDRPESSLMFAKFSPDASKVAYVSENNIYVEDLTSQSVKQLTTDGSETIVNGTFDWVYEEEFGCRDGFRWSPDGQYIAYWQSDTEGTGVFDIIDNVDSLYPKILHFPYPKAGTTNSAVKVGYVPVNGGATTWIDIPGDPRNHYIPRMEFIPNSNELFIQQLNRPQNTNKVWIAQIGSSQPKHIFTDEDKAWVETNDHIRWLKDNQYFTWESERSGWRHLYRVSRDGKDIQPITAGDFDYISTVGMDMKKGLVYFIASPDNYTQRYLYSAKLFGKGEVKRESPMDEAGQHSYSMSPTGKWAVHTFSNAVTPPVIDMVSFPGHKSVRMIEDNAEAKAQYKALGLNPKEFVKAKSGDLMLDVCMIKPVNFDPNKKYPVIIEVYGEPAGSTVQDVWSGGDLWNQYMVNQGYIYVSIENRGANAPRGREWRKCIYGEVGTFACEDQARGIQDLARQYPFIDLSRIGITGWSGGGSQTLNCMFRYPSVFHTGIAIAFVSDQRLYDTIYQERYMNTPQNNPEGYRKGSPITYANGLEGNLLLIHGTGDDNVHYQSCEMLVDKLVEYGKMFSQISYPMRSHGIYERKGTSLHLRKSMAKYWLEHLPAGGK; from the coding sequence ATGAAGTGGACAGGATGGTTGACTGCGATCCTTTTGCTGTTAGGCGGAGGATCGCAGGCGCAAGTGCAATTAAATCTGGAAGATGCTGTTGCGGGTAAGGTTATTCAGACAAAAGGTATGGGAGCGATGAGCTGGCTGAAAGACGGCGAACATTACAGCCGCGTGGAAGCCAATCCGGAACAGGGCGGTACGGATATCGTTTCTTATCGGGCGAAAGACAACGAGCGGGAAGTATTGATTCCGGCATCGTGGTTTGTCGATAAAGCAACAGGAAAGTCAGTTCCAGTAAGGAGCATCTCGTGGAGTGCAGATAACAGCAAGGTCTTGGTTTATACCAATACACAGCGTGTATGGAGATATGATACAAGAGGCGATTATTGGGTATTGGATTTGTCTGATAAAAGTTTCCGTCAGATCGGAAAGGATCGTCCGGAATCTTCTTTGATGTTTGCCAAATTTTCGCCGGATGCATCCAAGGTGGCTTATGTGTCAGAAAATAATATTTATGTGGAAGATCTCACATCTCAGTCGGTTAAACAACTGACAACGGATGGTAGCGAGACTATTGTCAACGGTACATTCGACTGGGTGTATGAAGAAGAGTTTGGTTGTCGTGACGGTTTCCGTTGGAGTCCGGACGGACAATATATTGCGTATTGGCAGAGTGATACCGAAGGTACGGGCGTGTTTGATATCATTGATAATGTAGATTCATTGTATCCCAAGATTCTTCATTTCCCTTATCCGAAGGCAGGAACGACCAATTCGGCAGTGAAGGTAGGATATGTACCGGTGAATGGCGGTGCAACAACGTGGATTGATATTCCGGGTGATCCGAGAAATCATTATATTCCACGCATGGAATTTATCCCGAATAGCAATGAATTGTTTATTCAGCAGCTGAACCGTCCGCAGAATACCAATAAGGTGTGGATTGCTCAGATCGGGAGCAGCCAGCCAAAGCATATTTTTACCGACGAGGATAAAGCCTGGGTTGAAACGAACGATCATATTCGTTGGTTGAAAGACAATCAGTATTTTACTTGGGAAAGCGAACGGAGCGGTTGGCGTCATTTGTATCGGGTGAGCCGCGATGGAAAAGATATCCAACCGATTACAGCCGGAGATTTTGATTATATCTCGACAGTGGGTATGGATATGAAGAAAGGGCTGGTTTATTTTATCGCTTCTCCTGATAATTATACCCAACGCTATCTGTACAGTGCCAAGTTGTTTGGTAAGGGAGAAGTAAAGCGGGAGAGCCCGATGGATGAGGCCGGCCAGCATAGTTATTCCATGTCGCCGACAGGAAAGTGGGCTGTACACACGTTCAGTAACGCCGTAACGCCTCCGGTGATAGATATGGTTTCTTTCCCGGGACATAAGTCGGTACGTATGATCGAAGATAATGCGGAAGCGAAAGCACAATACAAGGCTTTAGGACTGAACCCGAAAGAATTTGTAAAAGCCAAAAGTGGAGACCTGATGCTCGATGTATGTATGATCAAGCCTGTGAACTTTGATCCGAACAAGAAGTATCCGGTGATTATCGAAGTCTACGGAGAGCCGGCAGGTTCAACGGTTCAGGATGTCTGGTCTGGTGGAGATTTATGGAATCAGTATATGGTAAATCAGGGATATATTTATGTTAGTATCGAAAACCGTGGAGCCAATGCTCCCCGAGGCCGTGAATGGCGTAAATGTATCTATGGAGAAGTCGGAACCTTTGCGTGCGAAGATCAGGCAAGAGGTATTCAGGATCTGGCCCGTCAGTATCCGTTCATTGACTTGAGCCGTATCGGTATTACCGGCTGGAGTGGTGGCGGCAGCCAGACATTGAATTGTATGTTCCGTTATCCTTCGGTATTCCATACGGGTATAGCTATTGCCTTCGTATCTGATCAGCGTTTGTATGATACGATTTACCAGGAGCGGTATATGAATACACCTCAGAATAATCCGGAAGGATACCGGAAAGGTTCTCCGATTACGTATGCCAACGGGTTGGAAGGTAATTTGCTGTTAATCCACGGAACGGGCGACGACAATGTACACTATCAGAGCTGTGAGATGCTTGTAGATAAATTGGTAGAATATGGCAAGATGTTCTCGCAGATCAGTTACCCGATGCGTAGTCATGGAATCTATGAGCGTAAGGGTACCAGTCTGCATTTACGTAAATCGATGGCTAAGTACTGGCTGGAGCAT